From the genome of Perca flavescens isolate YP-PL-M2 chromosome 1, PFLA_1.0, whole genome shotgun sequence, one region includes:
- the LOC114546723 gene encoding up-regulator of cell proliferation-like, with translation MSTMNTEGQEPAVLFNFLSKVGLEKYYPNKLTLRSLLEINKNSIHEEAVSSVKDIPWGFLRKLFKLNSECRSCTQLSDDDDDDDDDDNDDDDDDNNDDDLYTAEDPAEDNKVNPLDLIVALFLCADSFLQQELALKMSMCQFSVPLLLPHANNSQSTMMLWALRDIVKEWRPHDLSESRGFVEDNIVQADIPFYSFVRLKNCSLSKSQCLNHVLSFGQSNNNMFIHRDMEGGALKRNIANGLVEVGWYLPSGTENLDIFPKPVAFANLRGDICESLAQFTFLFQVSTATFVFLDKVEEEEHKILTSLQDVKSKLFFIVNRKEGNVTEDMMSVEKIRKELDLPKTSIKTKDPRVNVAEFSSKLCAAIKKSLKDVKTTRSIANMLDKAVELGLSVDERTSDDQRKAAQEIVKGIRVRSIPDYKKIQLPLQGDNWKRLSQLEKEECRMKDTGALGLEESKSQLQAEKLNIREGQSKLKSSKGIKSFIEILSTSDKEKRDYFLKWMKLKLDSHSRDKLTELRNEFKEQCKKKDAKRIAELDQALLDSSLGIEHYMREMGLIYEFSLQSRDTADEISRLPGLAAEMLLDGYPLELLDGDASNIPERWVTDVLMELHRKVGEKSRLLVLTVLGVQSSGKSTLLNTMFGVQFPVSSGRCTRGAYMLFLKVGEDIQRDLNCDFILLIDTEGLKSSDLAQLEDSYEHDNQLATFVIGLSDVTIINVSMENSTEMKDVLQIATHAFLRMKEIGKKPVCHFVHQNVGGVSAHTKNLTERKHFLDQLNEMTQIAAEMEKQPAIKAFTDVLDYDMEKNWNIPGLWHGTPPMAPVNTGYSEAVADLKKNLLKTGKGDKSDEVSQIPEFLEWIRSLWKAVKYENFIFSFRNTLAAHAYDNVCKEFNQWEWEFRKEILSWQTSAEWDILYGDNKSDLSHLNELVQSKKLQVAVKIADQDKMMKRKLQEYYKRKDRHVNLIEKFKTEFFNSISSLANEIRRSVDNKLDCALELRKSLRKAQDIQRKHNGMIEEQVMNLLSDCKHQTLTDEELKDEFEKMWAEVTVNVSGLKEQNIEASILKQLRKQLLNHNVNEELDNIGDLKDIVKDPFKVQMKIHLKKHLNWIKNKDTKIKLQSFADSVIESCTRFVHDTAKTDTDYNDSFTRELLEKVDESLKQCSKDYKPKFEFDLKLYMCGIASREFLHMHRKFLLDKDPKLQLEKYKPQYLSDFLDLYKQRDDCQRKANDFVRLCIKPAVEEYIRRSLGIDIVDEILTSCHSAEYSSRSFFQYNIQKELLQKEDFESFVKYICKYEIYVKDWILQHILQKMSEDKTLCKLKNNNLQVIVNKITEGTQQASKGEDGVLLPDNQESITKLINNMRKYLIKDISISVEAEKSTLFQIQSTCHPFTESLSKSLGELKEQLQEEFSNSEDITETLNKLPIKPQDELFKRVFGCGQQCPFCKVPCEAGGKEHKKHHAAVHRPQGLGRYRDVDTEKLVETLCTTDVHSERKFKNTDTKWEYHPYKEYTKYYPDWLIPPDSTFEASDYWKYVLVQYNERFAQEYEAKPADVPEAWRRITKEQALKGLKDAFNIK, from the exons ATGTCTACCATGAATACTGAAGGACAAGAACCTGCAG TCCTATTCAACTTCCTCTCCAAAGTTGGACTGGAGAAATATTATCCTAACAAACTCACTCTTCGGTCTCTCTTGGAGATCAACAAAAACAGCATACATGAAGAAGCTGTCTCATCTGTGAAGGACATACCATGGGGATTTCTCAGAAAACTATTTAAACTCAATTCTGAATGCAGGAGCTGTACACAATTATcagacgatgatgatgatgatgatgatgatgataatgatgatgatgatgatgataataatgatgatgaccTTTACACTGCAGAAGACCCTGCAGAGGATAATAAGGTCAACCCTCTCGACCTCATAGTAGCACTCTTCCTTTGTGCTGACAGCTTCTTGCAACAGGAACTGGCCCTCAAGATGTCAATGTGCCAGTTTTCTGTCCCACTGCTGTTGCCCCATGCCAATAACAGCCAGAGTACCATGATGCTTTGGGCTCTGAGAGACATCGTCAAAGAGTGGCGTCCACATGATTTGTCTGAATCAAGAGGGTTTGTTGAAGACAACATTGTCCAAGCAGATATTCCATTCTACTCCTTTGTGAGGCTGAAAAACTGCAGTTTATCCAAGTCCCAGTGCTTGAATCATGTTCTCAGCTTTGGTCAGTCCAACAACAATATGTTCATACACAGAGATATGGAAGGTGGAGCACTTAAAAGAAACATTGCAAATGGTTTAGTAGAGGTGGGCTGGTACCTTCCCAGTGGTACTGAAAATCTTGACATATTTCCAAAACCAGTTGCATTCGCTAATTTGCGAGGAGACATTTGTGAGTCACTCGCCCagttcacttttctttttcaagtGTCCACTGCTACCTTTGTATTCCTGGACAAAGTTGAAGAAGAGGAACACAAGATTCTGACTTCTCTTCAAGATGTCAAATCCAAACTGTTCTTCATTGTTAACCGCAAGGAGGGGAATGTTACAGAGGATATGATGTCTGTCGAGAAAATACGGAAAGAATTAGACCTACCAAAGACAAGTATAAAAACCAAAGATCCAAGGGTAAATGTAGCAGAGTTTTCAAGTAAACTTTGTGCAGCCATCAAGAAATCCCTCAAAGATGTAAAAACCACAAGAAGCATTGCAAATATGCTTGACAAAGCTGTTGAACTTGGTCTGTCTGTGGATGAACGCACAAGTGATGACCAAAGGAAGGCAGCTCAGGAGATTGTGAAAGGCATCAGAGTGCGAAGTATACCAgactacaaaaaaatacaacttcCTTTGCAAGGAGATAACTGGAAAAGGTTATCACAGTTAGAGAAGGAGGAATGTAGGATGAAAGACACTGGTGCCTTAGGCCTCGAAGAGTCTAAATCTCAGCTACAGGCAGAAAAACTAAATATCAGAGAGGGGCAAAGCAAACTAAAATCGTCAAAAGGAATTAAGAGTTTTATTGAAATCTTATCCACAagtgacaaagaaaaaagagatTATTTCCTTAAGTGGATGAAATTGAAGTTGGATTCACATTCTCGGGACAAACTGACTGAGTTGCGTAACGAATTTAAAGAGCAATGCAAGAAGAAAGATGCAAAGCGCATTGCAGAGTTGGATCAGGCTTTGCTGGATAGCTCTTTAGGAATAGAGCATTACATGAGAGAGATGGGGCTGATCTATGAGTTTTCATTGCAGTCACGAGACACTGCTGATGAAATATCTCGTCTCCCTGGTCTGGCTGCTGAAATGCTGTTGGATGGATATCCTTTAGAGCTCTTAGATGGAGATGCTTCTAACATCCCAGAGAGATGGGTGACAGATGTGCTAATGGAGCTTCACAGGAAGGTTGGAGAGAAGAGCAGACTGTTGGTACTGACGGTGTTGGGTGTTCAAAGTAGTGGGAAGTCAACACTCCTCAACACCATGTTTGGTGTGCAGTTTCCTGTCAGCAGTGGCAGATGCACAAGAGGAGCTTATATGCTCTTCCTCAAAGTTGGAGAGGATATACAAAGGGACTTGAACTGTGACTTTATACTTCTCATTGACACAGAAGGTCTTAAGTCTTCTGATTTGGCACAACTAGAGGACAGTTATGAGCATGACAACCAGCTGGCAACCTTTGTCATTGGCTTAAGTGATGTCACCATTATCAATGTCTCAATGGAGAACTCAACAGAAATGAAAGATGTCCTGCAAATTGCAACTCATGCATTCTTGAGAATGAAGGAAATTGGTAAAAAGCCAGTTTGTCATTTTGTGCACCAGAATGTTGGTGGAGTCTCAGCTCATACCAAGAATCtgacagaaagaaaacatttcttgGACCAGCTCAATGAAATGACTCAAATTGCAGCCGAAATGGAAAAGCAGCCCGCTATAAAAGCTTTCACAGATGTGCTGGACTATGACATGGAAAAAAACTGGAACATCCCAGGACTCTGGCATGGGACCCCGCCGATGGCCCCAGTAAACACAGGTTACAGTGAAGCTGTAGCagatttaaagaaaaatctTTTGAAGACAGGGAAAGGAGACAAAAGCGATGAAGTCTCACAGATTCCAGAGTTTCTAGAATGGATAAGAAGTCTCTGGAAAGCAGTCAAATATGAGAACTTCATcttcagtttcagaaacactCTTGCGGCTCATGCATACGACAATGTCTGCAAAGAGTTCAATCAATGGGAATGGGAGTTTAGAAAAGAGATTCTCTCCTGGCAGACATCAGCAGAGTGGGATATCTTATATGGTGACAACAAATCTGATCTCAGTCATTTGAATGAATTAGTTCAATCGAAAAAACTCCAGGTTGCAGTAAAAATAGCAGACCAAGACAAAATGATGAAGCGGAAACTGCAGGAATACTACAAAAGGAAAGACAGACATGTGAATCTGATAGAGAAATTCAAAACTGAATTTTTCAACAGTATCAGTAGTCTTGCAAATGAAATCCGACGATCAGTAGACAATAAATTGGATTGTGCACTCGAGCTAAGAAAAAGTTTAAGAAAGGCTCAGGACATTCAAAGAAAACATAATGGAATGATTGAAGAACAAGTTATGAACCTCTTGAGTGACTGCAAACACCAAACACTGACTGACGAAGAATTAAAAGATGAGTTTGAAAAGATGTGGGCTGAAGTCACTGTAAATGTGTCCGGTCTGAAAGAACAAAACATAGAAGCAAGCATCTTAAAACAGTTGAGAAAACAATTATTAAATCATAATGTCAATGAGGAATTAGATAACATTGGAGACCTAAAAGACATTGTGAAGGACCCATTTAAGGTACAAATGAAAATACACTTGAAAAAACACCTGAACtggataaaaaataaagacacaaaaataAAGTTGCAGAGCTTTGCAGACAGTGTTATTGAGTCTTGCACACGGTTTGTCCATGATACtgcaaaaacagacacagattaCAATGATTCTTTTACAAGAGAGCTTCTGGAAAAAGTGGATGAATCTCTGAAACAATGCTCCAAGGATTACAAGCCCAAGTTTGAGTTTGACCTGAAACTTTACATGTGTGGCATTGCCTCAAGAGAGTTCCTTCACATGCACAGAAAATTCTTGTTAGATAAGGATCCAAAACTTCAGCTGGAGAAGTACAAGCCTCAGTACTTGTCAGATTTTCTTGatttatacaaacagagagaTGATTGCCAACGCAAAGCAAATGATTTTGTCAGACTTTGTATCAAACCTGCTGTTGAAGAGTACATCAGAAGATCTCTGGGAATAGACATTGTTGATGAGATTTTGACAAGTTGCCATTCAGCAGAGTACAGTTCACGCTCCTTTTTCCAGTACAACATTCAGAAAGAGTTGCTACAAAAGGAAGACTTTGAGAGTTTTGTCAAGTACATTTGTAAGTATGAGATTTATGTTAAAGATTGGATATTACAACACATATTGCAAAAAATGTCAGAAGACAAAACTTTGTGCAAACTGAAGAATAACAATCTGCAGGTCATAGTAAACAAAATAACAGAAGGCACACAACAAGCCTCAAAAGGAGAGGATGGTGTTCTACTTCCAGATAACCAGGAAAGCATCACAAAGCTCATCAACAACATGCGCAAATATTTGATCAAAGACATCTCAATTTCAGTGGAGGCTGAAAAAAGCACCTTGTTTCAAATCCAAAGCACATGTCATCCATTTACAGAGAGCCTCAGTAAATCATTGGGTGAATTAAAGGAACAGCTGCAGGAGGAATTCTCAAACTCTGAAGACATCACTGAGACTCTGAACAAACTTCCAATCAAACCACAAGATGAGCTTTTCAAGCGGGTGTTTGGCTGTGGACAACAATGTCCATTTTGTAAAGTTCCTTGTGAGGCTGGAGGCAAAGAACACAAGAAACATCATGCAGCTGTTCATCGGCCACAAGGTCTTGGTAGATACAGGGATGTGGACACTGAGAAGCTGGTTGAAACACTGTGTACAACAGATGTGCACAGTGAACGTAAattcaaaaacacagacactaaATGGGAGTACCATCCTTATAAGGAGTACACCAAGTACTATCCAGACTGGCTCATTCCTCCTGACTCCACCTTCGAGGCATCTGACTACTGGAAGTATGTCCTGGTTCAATACAATGAAAGATTTGCTCAAGAATACGAAGCCAAACCAGCTGATGTTCCAGAGGCCTGGAGGAGAATCACAAAGGAACAAGCTCTGAAGGGATTAAAAGATGCCTTCAATATAAAGTGA